One region of Citrus sinensis cultivar Valencia sweet orange chromosome 6, DVS_A1.0, whole genome shotgun sequence genomic DNA includes:
- the LOC107177439 gene encoding uncharacterized protein LOC107177439: protein MADPHGLYTIRSCYRLLNNYVNAPSSGIWRKIWSLEVPSKVKVFLWRAAQNVLPTTDNLIWKRVEVMPICSLCNQQKETVVHALVNYVFAQTCWLTSSLGLIGPQPSFLNWLELVFSCCNKEMCNLVAMICWRIWYRKNEKVWNNKVCSVRHVLNSAGNYLFQWQTARQKSDVNNATCFQGCHGAICWTPPQLGWLKCNVNAVTFSAQGKVSYGGVIRNSDGLFVAACCASVLGSFGTRDAEALGVREILSSIKKRHLSCVVVEMDCIQVFKALTASYSCPNGYGLILDDCLALAKFIGDIEFSFVRRSANTAAHVTARVGVLCQALRSGVMFHLLGYLLLCNLCILMKFPV, encoded by the coding sequence ATGGCTGACCCCCATGGGTTGTATACTATTCGGAGTTGTTATAGACTGCTTAATAACTATGTCAACGCCCCATCTTCTGGTATTTGGAGAAAAATTTGGAGCTTGGAGGTGCCTAGTAAGGTGAAGGTTTTTCTTTGGCGAGCTGCGCAAAATGTGCTTCCCACCACCGATAATCTTATTTGGAAGAGAGTCGAGGTAATGCCTATATGTTCCCTTTGCAATCAGCAAAAAGAAACTGTTGTGCATGCTTTGGTGAACTATGTTTTTGCTCAGACTTGTTGGCTGACTTCTTCTCTTGGTTTAATTGGACCTCAACCTTCCTTTCTTAATTGGTTGGAGCTTGTTTTTTCTTGCTGTAATAAAGAGATGTGTAACCTTGTTGCCATGATATGCTGGAGGATCTGGTACCGGAAGAATGAGAAAGTTTGGAATAACAAAGTCTGTAGTGTGCGTCATGTCCTCAACTCTGCTggaaattatttgtttcaatgGCAAACTGCGAGGCAGAAATCTGATGTCAATAATGCTACTTGTTTCCAAGGCTGTCATGGGGCAATTTGCTGGACACCTCCTCAGTTAGGTTGGCTTAAGTGTAATGTTAATGCCGTAACATTTTCAGCTCAGGGAAAAGTAAGTTATGGAGGGGTCATTCGCAACTCTGATGGGCTTTTTGTGGCAGCTTGTTGTGCATCTGTCCTGGGTAGTTTTGGTACAAGGGATGCTGAAGCGCTTGGTGTGCGTGAGATCCTTAGCTCGATTAAGAAGCGGCATTTGTCTTGTGTTGTAGTAGAAATGGACTGCATTCAGGTTTTTAAAGCTCTCACAGCAAGCTATTCTTGTCCGAATGGGTATGGTCTTATTCTTGATGACTGTCTAGCTTTAGCTAAGTTTATAGGAGATATTGAGTTCTCTTTTGTTCGAAGGTCTGCGAACACTGCCGCCCATGTTACCGCTCGGGTAGGGGTTCTTTGTCAGGCTTTGAGGAGTGGAGTCATGTTCCACCTCCTTGGTTATTTACTTCTCTGtaatctttgcattttaatgaAGTTtccagtttaa
- the LOC102628252 gene encoding protein trichome birefringence-like 35, with the protein MTQSQRCNRKRTHSPLIALFFLVFIVCSILYNELSIQRIHQDSRHDHQEAPVRYIQPNLFDRKSEVLDRFSKCNATREYSGWKIGWADPRVKSGRRRVGSERCDVFSGKWVFDNASYPLYNESQCPYMSDQLACHKHGRSDVRYQYWRWQPHNCNLKRWNATEMWEKLRGKRLMFVGDSLNRGQWISMLCLLQSVIPENKRSITPNAQLTIFRAEEYNATVEFLWAPLLVESNSDDPVNHRLDERIICPDSVLKHSSQWEQADILVFNSYLWWRQGPVKLLWSSEENGLCEELDGLGAMELAMSAWADWVASKLNPLKKRVFFVTMSPTHLWSREWQPGSEGNCYNEKIPIDLEGYWGSGSDLPTMRMLDKVLSKLGSKVTVLNITQLSEYRKDGHPSIYRKFWETLKPQQLSNPPSYSDCIHWCLPGVPDVWNELLFHFL; encoded by the exons aTGACTCAAAGTCAAAGATGTAACAGGAAAAGAACCCACTCTCCTTTGATTGCACTTTTCTTTCTTGTCTTTATAGTCTGTTCAATCCTCTACAATGAACTTAGCATTCAGCGAATCCATCAAGACTCACGTCATGATCATCAAGAAGCTCCCGTCCGTTACATTCAACCAAATCTTTTTGATAGAAAATCAG AGGTGCTGGATAGATTTAGCAAATGCAATGCTACGAGGGAGTACAGCGGGTGGAAAATCGGGTGGGCTGACCCGAGAGTGAAATCGGGTCGGAGGAGGGTGGGTTCAGAGAGGTGTGATGTGTTTTCGGGCAAATGGGTGTTTGATAATGCCTCATATCCATTGTACAATGAGTCTCAGTGTCCGTACATGTCAGACCAATTGGCATGTCACAAGCATGGACGGTCTGATGTGCGGTATCAGTACTGGAGATGGCAGCCCCATAACTGCAATTTGAAGAG ATGGAATGCAACTGAAATGTGGGAGAAGTTGAGAGGGAAGAGGCTTATGTTTGTAGGGGATTCGCTAAACAGGGGGCAATGGATATCGATGTTGTGTCTGTTACAGTCAGTGATTCCTGAAAATAAGAGATCCATCACGCCAAATGCGCAGCTTACCATTTTTAGAGCAGAG GAGTACAATGCCACTGTGGAATTTTTGTGGGCTCCACTCCTTGTAGAATCCAATTCTGATGATCCAGTGAATCACAGATTGGATGAGCGGATAATCTGTCCGGATTCAGTGCTTAAGCATTCATCACAGTGGGAACAGGCTGACATTCTGGTTTTCAACTCTTACTTGTGGTGGAGACAGGGCCCAGTCAAGCTGTT ATGGAGTTCTGAGGAAAATGGACTTTGTGAAGAATTAGATGGCCTGGGGGCCATGGAGTTGGCAATGAGTGCCTGGGCCGACTGGGTGGCTTCTAAACTCAATCCTCTGAAGAAGCGAGTATTTTTTGTCACCATGTCGCCAACACATCTCTG GAGTCGAGAGTGGCAACCAGGAAGTGAAGGAAACTGCTACAACGAAAAAATCCCCATAGACCTGGAGGGCTACTGGGGCAGCGGTTCTGACCTCCCTACAATGCGCATGTTGGATAAGGTGCTCAGCAAGTTGGGCTCAAAGGTTACAGTTCTTAATATTACTCAGCTTTCAGAGTATCGAAAAGATGGTCATCCTTCCATCTACCGGAAATTCTGGGAAACATTGAAGCCCCAACAATTGTCAAATCCGCCATCTTACTCTGATTGCATTCATTGGTGTTTGCCTGGTGTACCTGACGTATGGAATGAAttactatttcattttttgtag
- the LOC107177440 gene encoding protein BRASSINAZOLE-RESISTANT 1-like isoform X2: protein MVDGKIKNALSGCIKTTKGPWKVHKTTKDGAKVTKYRFPSEKERQRNKEREQRRRAVAKNIFAGLRKYGNYKLPKHADNNDLLKALCVEAGWHVEEDGTTYKKEFVSGLPSLISIELPSRTLVTIEDQSGDQDYCTCNNHMVSFEESQEGFGVNLSLYLQ from the exons ATGGTGGATGGGAAGATAAAAAATGCGTTAAGTGGGTGCATAAAAACCACAAAGGGGCCTTGGAAAGTtcacaaaacaacaaaagatgGAGCTAAAGTGACCAAGTATCGATTCCCAAGTGAAAAAGAGAGGCAAAGGAACAAGGAAAGGGAGCAAAGACGGCGAGCGGTGGCGAAGAATATATTTGCTGGCCTGCGGAAGTATGGCAACTACAAGCTTCCCAAGCATGCTGATAACAATGACTTATTGAAGGCTCTTTGTGTCGAAGCCGGTTGGCATGTTGAAGAAGATGGTACCACTTACAAGAAG GAATTCGTGTCAGGATTGCCAAGCTTGATCAGCATTGAGTTGCCGTCTCGGACTCTGGTAACCATTGAAGATCAATCAGGAGATCAAGATTATTGTACTTGCAATAATCACATGGTTTCATTTGAAGAGTCTCAAGAAGGGTTTGGTGTTAACCTCTCACTGTACTTGCAATAA
- the LOC102628548 gene encoding protein BREAST CANCER SUSCEPTIBILITY 2 homolog B-like: MSTWQIFSDADNNFKWQVSGRILQPEPNGSSIQPHSSSFRLPSMSDLLLEGHSKLPENGNEGADNVSTPMFKTGSGKVVPLKQSSIEKALSVLGTDNDCGISFAGEEHPRENGFGFSNSLFQTGSGKTVNISSAGLVRAKSLLGLEEGRNDWSFEGLQHTRMTSTPRFEVKEGVKGNVFESDTSVLRPSSISKAGFAESRFKNKISSNMMQTEGLNSAPKPPQIKFQTAGGRSLSVSSDALQYARNLLGDPELGTFFHEVDVDQLDLTSFKHRRFDDSSSNKENDVFTSFFRLGTAGTKTASKNFTSPLRLFSNPVRSRINSENINTSANLIEKFDAVDHDGVSGLNGKIPSVKKPIRSTHGHKAIMDNSVEDDIGSKINSLGRSSGKPLADITNSTSTACANIKQTCEKKRLLRSSISPFKRPRISKFSTPLRTNLSSPNGLSTLSSEQSGCKKKVLSRYPYQIPRMSMKEYFGMPPSAQGMLDHLQDQVRQMKSHNADKYMFHDASGLNCIGAEALFNMLAQSGASTQYASKLWVSNHYKWIVWKLACYERCYLAKSAGKFLTVFNVLEELKYRYEREVNNGHRSAIKRILEGDALPSSMMVLCISAIHMNCVPKIETHPEAQHGAENSYAAKLELTDGWYSVDAFLDVLLSKHLAAGKLFVGQKLRIWGAILCGWVGPVSPLEASGSISLQLNINGTYRAHWADRLGFCKGFGAPLAFRCIKSNGGPVPRTLVGVTRIYPVLYKERLSDGRSIVRSERMECKVMQLYQHRQSMVVEGIVSEFQRGNKDSHILNDSNSEGAKLFKMLETVAEPEVIMAEMSPEQLTSFATYQAKLEATRQSNMERSIEKALENAGLRERDVTPFMRVRVVGLTGKNYQGKGSSREGIITIWNPAEKQQCELVEGQAYAILGLVPMNSDSNTLYLQARGSTTKWQPLSPLATEHFKPFFSPRRSVLISNLGEVPLSSEFDIAAFVVHVGDVYEDSQQKKQWIFVTDGSMLELQLEDLSKSLLAISISSPYIDDDSFSPINYNLVGSTVGFCNLIKRPKDHLNHIWVAEATENSSYFLSFDFPTCSHLRSAAASAQSWAKISSLIIDKLKENVLFIIGDRKC, from the exons ATGTCCACGTGGCAGATATTCTCCGACGCCGATAACAATTTTAAATGGCAGGTATCCGGTAGGATACTCCAGCCGGAACCAAATGGTTCCTCAATTCAGCCGCACAGCTCGAGTTTCCGTCTCCCTTCCATGTCCGATCTCTTGCTTGAAG GGCACTCGAAGCTTCCAGAAAACGGAAACGAAGGAGCTGATAATGTTAGTACTCCGATGTTTAAAACCGGTTCGGGCAAAGTGGTGCCGTTGAAGCAGTCTTCGATTGAGAAAGCGTTATCTGTTCTCGGCACTGACAATGACTGTGGCATTTCGTTTGCTG GTGAAGAGCACCCGAGGGAAAATGGATTTGGCTTCTCCAATTCTCTTTTCCAGACAGGTTCTGGAAAAACTGTTAACATATCCTCTGCTGGTTTGGTTAGAGCAAAATCATTGTTGGGACTGGAAGAAGGGCGTAATGATTGGAGTTTTGAAGGCCTTCAACATACAAGGATGACATCAACTCCCCGTTTTGAAGTGAAAGAGGGAGTGAAGGGTAATGTATTTGAGAGTGATACATCAGTTCTAAGGCCTTCATCAATTAGTAAGGCTGGTTTTGCCGAAAGTAGATTCAAGAACAAGATAAGTTCAAACATGATGCAAACGGAAGGGCTTAATTCTGCACCCAAACCGCCTCAGATTAAGTTCCAAACTGCAGGAGGAAGATCTTTATCTGTCTCCAGTGATGCATTGCAGTATGCAAGGAACCTTCTTGGTGATCCTGAGTTAGGGACATTCTTTCACGAAGTAGATGTGGATCAATTGGATCTTACATCTTTTAAACACAGAAgatttgatgattcttcttcaaacaaggaaaatgatgttttcACTTCCTTTTTCCGTCTAGGAACAGCAGGGACCAAAACAGCATCAAAAAATTTCACATCTCCTTTACGGTTGTTTTCAAACCCTGTGAGGTCGCGGATCAATTCAGAAAATATAAACACGTCTGCTAACTTGATTGAGAAATTTGATGCAGTTGACCATGATGGAGTCAGTGGGTTGAATGGTAAAATTCCTTCCGTAAAGAAGCCCATAAGAAGCACACATGGCCATAAAGCCATAATGGACAACTCAGTGGAAGATGATATtggttcaaaaattaattcacttgGGAGGTCATCTGGTAAGCCTTTGGCTGATATTACAAATAGTACCAGCACAGCTTGTGCAAATATTAAGCAAACTTGTGAAAAGAAGAGACTATTGAGAAGTTCTATTTCTCCATTCAAGAGGCCCCGTATCTCCAAATTCTCCACCCCGTTGAGAACAAATCTTTCTTCACCTAATG GTTTATCTACTTTATCATCAGAACAATCTGgttgcaaaaaaaaagttctctCTAGATATCCATATCAGATTCCTAGAATGTCCATGAAGGAATATTTTGGAATGCCTCCATCAGCCCAAGGCATG TTGGATCATTTGCAAGATCAAGTAAGACAGATGAAATCTCATAATGCAGATAAATACATGTTTCATGATGCATCTGGCTTAAATTGCATTGGAGCAGAGGCTCTTTTCAATATGTTAGCGCAATCTGGAGCTTCTACGCAATATGCCTCTAAACT ATGGGTGTCAAATCACTATAAGTGGATAGTCTGGAAACTGGCATGCTATGAAAGATGCTACTTAGCCAAGTCTGCTGGCAAATTTTTGACTGTTTTCAATGTGcttgaagaattgaagtatAG ATATGAGAGAGAAGTAAATAATGGCCATCGATCTGCAATTAAGCGAATCCTGGAAGGGGATGCATTGCCTTCCTCAATGATGGTGCTATGCATTTCAGCCATTCACATGAATTGTGTACCGAAGATTGAGACTCATCCTGAGGCACAACATGGGGCTGAAAATAGCTATGCTGCAAAGCTGGAACTGACTGATGGGTG GTATTCAGTTGATGCTTTTTTGGATGTATTGCTGTCGAAGCACCTTGCAGCTGGGAAACTTTTTGTGGGACAGAAACTCAGG ATCTGGGGAGCAATATTATGTGGTTGGGTTGGGCCTGTTTCTCCCCTCGAG GCTTCAGGATCTATTAGCTTACAGTTGAACATAAATGGGACATACAGAGCTCATTGGGCTGATCGATTGGGATTTT GCAAGGGTTTTGGTGCTCCTTTGGCATTTAGATGCATCAAGAGTAATGGAGGCCCAGTTCCAAGGACTTTAGTTGGGGTCACACGGATATATCCTGTTCTGTACAAGGAGAG GTTAAGTGATGGGAGATCTATTGTGAGATCAGAAAGGATGGAATGTAAAGTGATGCAATTATACCAGCACAG GCAGTCTATGGTTGTAGAAGGAATTGTTTCTGAGTTCCAAAGGGGGAACAAAGATTCTCATATACTTAATGATAGCAACAGTGAAGGAgcaaaacttttcaaaatgCTTGAAACAGTAGCTGAACCAGAAGTTATTATGGCAGAAATGAGTCCAGAGCAACTAACTTCTTTTGCCACTTATCAAGCAAAATTAGAG GCAACAAGGCAATCAAATATGGAAAGATCAATTGAGAAGGCCTTGGAAAACGCTGGcttaagagagagagatgtcACACCATTTATGAGGgtgagggtggttggattaACTGGTAAAAATTATCAAGGAAAGGGCAGCTCTAGAGAAGGCATTATAACAATCTGGAACCCGGCAGAGAAACAG CAATGTGAACTGGTTGAGGGGCAGGCATATGCCATTCTAGGGCTTGTACCAATGAACTCTGATTCAAATACTCTTTATTTACAAGCAAGGGGATCTACTACAAAGTGGCAGCCTCTATCTCCTCTAGCAACTGAACATTTTAA GCCTTTCTTCAGTCCCCGCAGATCAGttctaatttcaaatttgggTGAAGTTCCACTTTCCAG TGAATTTGATATAGCTGCATTCGTGGTGCATGTGGgagatgtttatgaggatTCTCAGCAAAAGAAACAATGGATTTTCGTCACAGATGGCTCCATGCTAGAGTTGCAATTGGAAGATCTATCAAAATCTTTACTTGCCATTAGCATCAGTTCACCATACATAgatgatgattcattttcgCCAATTAACTATAACCTTGTTGGATCCACA GTTGGCTTCTGTAATCTCATCAAGAGACCAAAAGACCACTTAAATCATATTTGGGTAGCAGAAGCAACTGAAAACTcatcatattttttaagtttcgaTTTCCCAACCTGTTCTCACCTTAGAAGTGCCGCTGCCTCTGCTCAAAGTTGGGCAAAGATCTCTAGCTTG ATCATTGACAAGCTTAAGGagaatgttttatttattattgggGATCGTAAATGTTAA
- the LOC102618437 gene encoding abscisic acid receptor PYL4 yields the protein MPVNPPKSSLLLHRINNVNTATNTIATATANMLCQKEQLQFQKRFPATWSTPVPDAVARHHTLVVGPNQCCSSVVQQIAAPVSTVWSVVRRFDNPQAYKHFVKSCHVINGDGDVGTLREVHVISGLPAGRSTERLEILDDERHVISFSVIGGDHRLANYRSVTTLHPSPAGNGTVVVESYVVDVPPGNTNEDTCVFVDTIVKCNLQSLAQTAENLTRRNNNNHSSNNSSISSNNNGPIRSCSVLE from the coding sequence atgccagtAAATCCACCGAAATCATCTCTATTGCTGCACAGAATCAACAACGTAAACACAGCCACCAACACGATCGCAACAGCAACAGCCAACATGCTTTGCCAGAAAGAGCAGCTTCAGTTCCAAAAGCGCTTCCCAGCAACGTGGTCAACCCCCGTCCCCGACGCCGTGGCACGCCACCACACCCTCGTCGTTGGCCCCAACCAGTGCTGCTCCTCCGTCGTCCAGCAGATCGCCGCTCCCGTCTCGACCGTCTGGTCCGTCGTCCGTCGCTTCGACAACCCCCAGGCTTACAAGCACTTCGTCAAGAGCTGCCACGTCATTAACGGCGACGGCGACGTGGGCACCCTCCGGGAGGTCCACGTCATCTCCGGACTCCCCGCCGGCCGCAGCACGGAGAGGCTCGAGATCCTAGACGACGAGCGCCACGTCATAAGCTTCAGCGTCATCGGGGGCGACCACAGGCTGGCGAATTACAGGTCGGTGACGACTCTCCACCCATCGCCCGCTGGCAACGGGACGGTGGTCGTGGAGTCTTACGTCGTCGACGTGCCTCCCGGAAACACGAACGAAGACACCTGCGTGTTCGTCGACACCATCGTTAAATGCAACCTCCAGTCGCTGGCGCAGACCGCGGAGAATCTGACCAGGCGAAACAATAACAACCACAGCAGTAACAACAGCAGCAtcagcagcaacaacaacgGCCCGATCAGGTCATGTTCTGTTCTCGAGTGA
- the LOC127903122 gene encoding uncharacterized protein LOC127903122: MEGYQFTWERSQGMDNWVEERLDRVLATDLWISRFKEAQVWSLESSSSDHLLIFMDPKPLALSRRLKRFRFENMWLREANCAEVVRSSWSSSRGYPIQQKISECETALLQWGGHLAQDFRNHISECRRRMTLLRGRRDSAGLEEFSEVRKRFNELVHS, translated from the coding sequence ATGGAAGGTTATCAATTTACATGGGAGCGGTCTCAGGGGATGGATAATTGGGTGGAGGAAAGGTTGGATAGAGTTCTAGCCACTGATCTGTGGATAAGCCGGTTCAAAGAAGCTCAGGTTTGGAGTTTGGAGTCTTCTTCCTCAgatcatttacttatttttatggACCCAAAGCCTTTAGCTCTTTCCCGTAGGCTTAAAAGATTCCGGTTTGAGAATATGTGGCTGAGAGAGGCAAACTGTGCAGAGGTGGTTCGGTCCAGCTGGTCTTCCTCGCGTGGGTATCCAATTCAGCAAAAAATTTCAGAGTGCGAGACTGCTTTACTTCAATGGGGAGGCCACTTAGCTCAGGACTTCAGAAACCATATTTCCGAGTGTAGGAGGCGGATGACTCTCTTGAGGGGGCGTCGTGATTCAGCTGGTCTTGAGGAGTTTTCGGAGGTCAGGAAACGGTTTAATGAGCTCGTCCACAGCTAG
- the LOC102627956 gene encoding protein trichome birefringence-like 34, translating into MAAKRQLIVPAATWAIRSIFQSLVALLIALLFFAAVYVTQNNVQLVEDRLITSKRSRDLLLSSPPRCNLFSGKWVFDNKSYPLYKEKECTFMSDQLACEKFGRKDLNYQFWRWQPHHCDLPRFNATKLLEKLRNKRLVFVGDSLNRGQWVSMVCLVDSSIPPKLKSMHYKQNGSLIIFKATEYNATIEFYWTPLLVESNSDDPVNHRLPDRIVRVQAIEKHARYWTDADILVFNSYLWWKRSQMEVLWGSFGSPDGIHKDVLMPRVYEMALRTWSEWLEVNINRNKTQLFFVSMSPTHQRSEEWGGAKNGNCYGETEQIVQEGYWGRETDLKMMGIVESVLAELITRGLNVQIINITQLSEYRKEGHPSIYRKQWEALTEDQISNPSSYADCIHWCLPGVPDVWNELVYAYILQH; encoded by the exons ATGGCAGCTAAAAGACAGCTTATAGTTCCAGCAGCAACATGGGCAATCAGAAGCATCTTTCAATCCCTCGTCGCGCTGCTCATTGCCCTCCTATTCTTTGCCGCCGTTTATGTAACTCAAAACAATGTGCAGCTCGTTGAAGATAGGTTAATAACAAGCAAACGTTCCCGCGACTTGCTGTTGTCGTCGCCGCCGCGGTGTAACTTGTTTTCAGGCAAATGGGTGTTCGACAACAAATCTTATCCTTTGTACAAAGAGAAGGAGTGCACGTTCATGTCGGATCAGTTGGCTTGTGAGAAATTCGGAAGAAAGGATTTGAACTATCAGTTTTGGAGGTGGCAGCCTCACCACTGTGACCTCCCCAG GTTCAATGCCACAAAATTGCTAGAGAAGCTGAGAAACAAGCGGCTTGTGTTTGTTGGAGACTCTTTGAATAGAGGTCAGTGGGTATCAATGGTGTGCTTGGTCGATTCGTCAATCCCTCCGAAGCTTAAATCTATGCATTACAAGCAAAATGGCTCATTGATCATCTTCAAGGCCACT GAATACAATGCCACCATTGAGTTTTACTGGACACCACTGCTGGTGGAATCAAACTCAGATGATCCAGTGAATCACCGATTACCAGATCGGATTGTAAGGGTTCAGGCAATTGAAAAGCATGCTAGATATTGGACTGATGCAGACATTCTTGTTTTCAACTCCTATCTTTGGTGGAAAAGATCCCAAATGGAAGTCTT GTGGGGATCTTTTGGAAGCCCTGATGGAATTCACAAAGATGTACTAATGCCTAGAGTTTATGAGATGGCATTGAGAACTTGGTCAGAATGGCTGGAAGTGAACATCAATCGAAACAAGACCCAATTGTTCTTTGTTAGCATGTCACCTACTCATCAAAG GTCTGAAGAATGGGGAGGAGCTAAAAATGGGAACTGTTATGGTGAAACAGAACAAATAGTGCAAGAAGGATATTGGGGAAGAGAGACAGACTTAAAAATGATGGGCATAGTTGAATCTGTTCTGGCTGAACTAATCACAAGAGGCTTAAATGTgcaaataattaacattacTCAGCTCTCAGAGTACAGAAAAGAAGGTCATCCATCGATTTACAGAAAGCAATGGGAAGCTTTAACAGAAGATCAAATTTCAAACCCTAGCAGCTATGCAGATTGCATACATTGGTGCCTTCCTGGAGTGCCTGATGTGTGGAATGAGCTTGTTTATGCTTACATTTTACAGCATTGA
- the LOC107177440 gene encoding protein BRASSINAZOLE-RESISTANT 1-like isoform X1 produces the protein MVDGKIKNALSGCIKTTKGPWKVHKTTKDGAKVTKYRFPSEKERQRNKEREQRRRAVAKNIFAGLRKYGNYKLPKHADNNDLLKALCVEAGWHVEEDGTTYKKQEFVSGLPSLISIELPSRTLVTIEDQSGDQDYCTCNNHMVSFEESQEGFGVNLSLYLQ, from the exons ATGGTGGATGGGAAGATAAAAAATGCGTTAAGTGGGTGCATAAAAACCACAAAGGGGCCTTGGAAAGTtcacaaaacaacaaaagatgGAGCTAAAGTGACCAAGTATCGATTCCCAAGTGAAAAAGAGAGGCAAAGGAACAAGGAAAGGGAGCAAAGACGGCGAGCGGTGGCGAAGAATATATTTGCTGGCCTGCGGAAGTATGGCAACTACAAGCTTCCCAAGCATGCTGATAACAATGACTTATTGAAGGCTCTTTGTGTCGAAGCCGGTTGGCATGTTGAAGAAGATGGTACCACTTACAAGAAG CAGGAATTCGTGTCAGGATTGCCAAGCTTGATCAGCATTGAGTTGCCGTCTCGGACTCTGGTAACCATTGAAGATCAATCAGGAGATCAAGATTATTGTACTTGCAATAATCACATGGTTTCATTTGAAGAGTCTCAAGAAGGGTTTGGTGTTAACCTCTCACTGTACTTGCAATAA
- the LOC102627667 gene encoding uncharacterized protein At5g01610, which yields MDQIMNKMGSYWIGKRASKELDSVGDDINSLGSSIEGGTKWLVNKIKGKMQMPLPDLLKQYDLPAGIFPRDATNYEFNEETKKLTVFIPSICEVGYRDKSILRFSTTVTGYLEKGKFVDIVGIKTKFMLWLKVTTIASEGAKLHFTVGMRKTRDRAAYEVLRDGLTVDKF from the exons ATGGATCAGATTATGAACAAGATGGGTTCTTATTGGATCGGCAAAAGAGCCAGCAAAGAGCTCGATTCAGTTGGTGATGATATCAAC TCACTGGGAAGCAGTATTGAAGGAGGAACCAAATGGTTGGTTAACAAAATCAAAG GAAAAATGCAAATGCCATTACCAGATCTTTTAAAGCAGTATGATTTGCCGGCAGGAATCTTCCCCCGTGATGCCACCAATTACGAGTTCAATGAAGAGACAAAAAAACTTACTGTCTTTATACCATCAATCTGTGAAGTGGGCTACAGGGACAAGTCCATATTGCGCTTTTCTACTACTGTCACTGGGTATCTGGAGAAAGGAAAGTTTGTTGATATAGTGGGTATCAAGACGAAATTTATGCTTTGGCTAAAAGTGACCACCATCGCATCTGAAGGAGCGAAGCTTCACTTCACAGTCGGAATGAGAAAGACCAGAGATAGGGCGGCTTATGAGGTACTTAGGGATGGACTAACCGTGGATAAATTCTGA